In a single window of the Nicotiana tomentosiformis chromosome 8, ASM39032v3, whole genome shotgun sequence genome:
- the LOC104093348 gene encoding G-type lectin S-receptor-like serine/threonine-protein kinase CES101 isoform X1, with protein MTILLLLSAATFIFWSLAAKMKFLAKYFFFLIFTLFCSQKCIINLSSVAAITSMKPGDELNHLQVLDSEGGKFKLGFFSIPQTDKNCLGIWYAGDSQDKKLWIANPNTPILNNSGLITIDSTGILKITSGGKAVVNIAPPVLTGSLMARLQDSGNFVLQDETRNSTLWQIFDYPTDCLLPGMKLDHNLTTKQNWTFTYWLSSYIPVSGVFTLSLESVQDAFQLVIRQRGEVYWTSGTWRNQGFPFLSALNDSSNRYQYNLSLVSEKDSVFFQFDAPEGSFPSFELSLNVAIHGGGEDGCVYTLYNEFCYGYESDGCVSTQLPECRKDGDKLEQKSGDFIDTSNTNDYDNASISIGDCMQNCWEHCSCVGFTTTGNGTAYSSKVLPGS; from the exons ATGaccatattattattattatctgcAGCAACTTTTATTTTTTGGTCTCTAGCTGCCAAAATGAAATTTTTAGCCAAGTACTTCTTCTTTCTCATCTTTACCTTATTCTGCAGCCAAAAATGTATCATTAACCTTTCATCTGTAGCTGCTATAACCTCAATGAAGCCTGGTGATGAACTCAATCACTTACAAGTACTTGATTCAGAAGGTGGAAAGTTCAAGTTAGGATTTTTTTCTATCCCACAAACAGATAAAAATTGTCTTGGAATATGGTATGCAGGTGATTCACAAGATAAGAAATTATGGATAGCCAATCCGAATACGCCTATATTGAACAACTCAGGATTGATCACCATAGATTCTACAGGAATATTGAAAATCACCAGTGGAGGGAAGGCAGTTGTGAATATTGCCCCTCCTGTATTGACAGGAAGTTTAATGGCTAGACTTCAAGATTCTGGAAATTTTGTACTTCAGGATGAAACTCGGAATAGTACTTTATGGCAAATCTTTGATTATCCTACCGATTGTCTTTTGCCTGGTATGAAGCTTGATCATAACCTTACAACAAAGCAGAATTGGACTTTTACTTATTGGTTGAGTAGTTATATTCCGGTCTCGGGGGTTTTTACTCTAAGTTTGGAGTCAGTTCAAGATGCATTTCAGTTGGTTATACGTCAAAGGGGCGAGGTTTATTGGACTAGTGGCACTTGGAGAAATCAAGGTTTTCCATTCTTAAGTGCATTGAATGATTCTTCTAACAGATATCAGTATAATCTCAGCTTGGTGTCTGAAAAAGACAGCGTGTTCTTTCAATTTGACGCTCCAGAGGGAAGTTTCCCAAGTTTTGAGTTGTCTTTAAATGTGGCTATTCATGGCGGTGGTGAAGACGGTTGTGTGTACACCCTTTATAATGAGTTCTGTTATGGTTATGAAAGTGATGGTTGTGTCTCTACTCAGTTGCCTGAGTGCCGAAAGGATGGGGATAAATTGGAGCAAAAGAGTGGAGACTTTATTGATACATCTAATACTAACGATTAtgataatgcaagcattagtatTGGTGATTGTATGCAGAACTGCTGGGAGCACTGCAGTTGTGTTGGCTTCACCACTACCGGCAATGGAACAG CATATTCGTCCAAGGTATTACCAGGATCATAG
- the LOC104093348 gene encoding G-type lectin S-receptor-like serine/threonine-protein kinase CES101 isoform X2, with amino-acid sequence MKPGDELNHLQVLDSEGGKFKLGFFSIPQTDKNCLGIWYAGDSQDKKLWIANPNTPILNNSGLITIDSTGILKITSGGKAVVNIAPPVLTGSLMARLQDSGNFVLQDETRNSTLWQIFDYPTDCLLPGMKLDHNLTTKQNWTFTYWLSSYIPVSGVFTLSLESVQDAFQLVIRQRGEVYWTSGTWRNQGFPFLSALNDSSNRYQYNLSLVSEKDSVFFQFDAPEGSFPSFELSLNVAIHGGGEDGCVYTLYNEFCYGYESDGCVSTQLPECRKDGDKLEQKSGDFIDTSNTNDYDNASISIGDCMQNCWEHCSCVGFTTTGNGTAYSSKVLPGS; translated from the exons ATGAAGCCTGGTGATGAACTCAATCACTTACAAGTACTTGATTCAGAAGGTGGAAAGTTCAAGTTAGGATTTTTTTCTATCCCACAAACAGATAAAAATTGTCTTGGAATATGGTATGCAGGTGATTCACAAGATAAGAAATTATGGATAGCCAATCCGAATACGCCTATATTGAACAACTCAGGATTGATCACCATAGATTCTACAGGAATATTGAAAATCACCAGTGGAGGGAAGGCAGTTGTGAATATTGCCCCTCCTGTATTGACAGGAAGTTTAATGGCTAGACTTCAAGATTCTGGAAATTTTGTACTTCAGGATGAAACTCGGAATAGTACTTTATGGCAAATCTTTGATTATCCTACCGATTGTCTTTTGCCTGGTATGAAGCTTGATCATAACCTTACAACAAAGCAGAATTGGACTTTTACTTATTGGTTGAGTAGTTATATTCCGGTCTCGGGGGTTTTTACTCTAAGTTTGGAGTCAGTTCAAGATGCATTTCAGTTGGTTATACGTCAAAGGGGCGAGGTTTATTGGACTAGTGGCACTTGGAGAAATCAAGGTTTTCCATTCTTAAGTGCATTGAATGATTCTTCTAACAGATATCAGTATAATCTCAGCTTGGTGTCTGAAAAAGACAGCGTGTTCTTTCAATTTGACGCTCCAGAGGGAAGTTTCCCAAGTTTTGAGTTGTCTTTAAATGTGGCTATTCATGGCGGTGGTGAAGACGGTTGTGTGTACACCCTTTATAATGAGTTCTGTTATGGTTATGAAAGTGATGGTTGTGTCTCTACTCAGTTGCCTGAGTGCCGAAAGGATGGGGATAAATTGGAGCAAAAGAGTGGAGACTTTATTGATACATCTAATACTAACGATTAtgataatgcaagcattagtatTGGTGATTGTATGCAGAACTGCTGGGAGCACTGCAGTTGTGTTGGCTTCACCACTACCGGCAATGGAACAG CATATTCGTCCAAGGTATTACCAGGATCATAG